Proteins co-encoded in one Candidatus Stoquefichus sp. SB1 genomic window:
- a CDS encoding LytR/AlgR family response regulator transcription factor: MRIMIVDDDIEFSSNLSNEIKIYFNKLVDTIDMEIISKDFSLDMKINADVVFIDIDLNGKNGIALAKYIKSVSPKTLIIFISSKEELVFNALSVTTFQFIRKAKFKEDSIRVFKQLYQYIQENEKKIILEINGRKNVIKINEIQFILSFGRDLLIKTILHEYVLVSTIKEIIDLLRTKSYYDIVQISRNVAINLNYISNIEANTVILQDETSHTIGRIYKSNLIKKYEEFLLR; encoded by the coding sequence ATGCGAATAATGATTGTTGATGATGATATAGAATTTTCTAGTAATCTATCAAATGAGATTAAAATTTATTTTAATAAACTAGTTGATACAATAGATATGGAAATAATTTCAAAAGATTTTTCTTTAGATATGAAAATAAATGCAGATGTTGTTTTTATTGATATAGATCTAAATGGTAAAAATGGAATTGCTTTAGCTAAATATATAAAAAGTGTTTCACCTAAGACATTGATTATTTTTATTTCATCTAAAGAGGAATTGGTTTTTAATGCATTATCTGTTACAACTTTTCAGTTTATTAGAAAAGCTAAATTTAAAGAGGACAGTATTAGAGTTTTTAAACAATTATATCAATATATACAAGAAAATGAAAAAAAGATTATTTTAGAGATAAATGGAAGAAAAAATGTTATTAAAATTAATGAAATACAATTTATTCTATCGTTTGGTAGGGATTTACTAATAAAAACAATTTTACATGAATATGTTTTAGTTTCAACAATTAAAGAAATTATTGATTTATTAAGAACTAAATCATATTATGATATTGTTCAAATCAGTAGAAATGTTGCTATTAATCTAAATTATATTTCAAATATAGAAGCAAATACTGTTATTTTGCAAGATGAAACATCTCATACAATCGGAAGAATATATAAATCAAATTTGATAAAAAAATATGAGGAGTTTTTATTAAGATGA
- a CDS encoding lanthionine synthetase LanC family protein, whose amino-acid sequence MNKKYEFSYKNYQFYIQNRDIYEELYTLRDLNIFYSLINLDNRFKNTIVEYEKRIKTIVNEVTLDCSLGSGLCGLGYMYHFMSITNSKYKNEKSKIDTLLKKLVVTFIDSNIPIIDSTGNFNILYDYFKGMSGIFAYVIQTSNDLNVQRMIIDYLIYEISQIDYNEIHANLGIAHGLSCLLNILRLDNNYCYSKNDINIIKKLMLIIEYNLRNNLKKSKRISLSWGNGDFGIVFSILSISKKMNIEISTDLYELIKFIINKGDRIIYEKLNPCNGVFGYKRMLQIITFDDKEIWLHDNQDIAIIGDVIVHSNLKGRDISIIDGLLSKILINNICKMHLDEYYKLFML is encoded by the coding sequence ATGAATAAGAAATACGAATTTTCTTATAAAAATTATCAATTCTATATACAAAATCGTGATATCTATGAAGAATTATATACATTACGAGATTTAAATATATTTTACTCATTAATTAATTTAGATAATAGATTTAAAAATACTATTGTAGAGTACGAAAAAAGGATAAAAACTATTGTTAATGAAGTTACGTTAGACTGTTCACTTGGCTCAGGATTGTGTGGGTTAGGATATATGTATCATTTTATGTCAATTACAAATTCTAAATATAAAAATGAAAAAAGTAAAATAGATACTCTTTTAAAAAAATTAGTAGTTACATTTATAGATAGTAATATTCCTATTATTGATTCAACAGGAAATTTTAACATTCTATATGACTATTTTAAAGGTATGTCTGGAATATTTGCATATGTAATACAAACTTCAAATGATTTAAATGTTCAAAGAATGATTATAGATTATTTAATATATGAGATATCTCAAATAGATTATAATGAAATCCATGCTAATTTAGGCATTGCACATGGATTATCATGTTTATTAAATATATTAAGACTAGATAATAATTATTGCTATTCAAAAAATGATATTAATATTATAAAGAAGTTAATGTTAATTATTGAATATAATTTAAGAAATAATTTAAAAAAATCAAAAAGAATTTCCTTGTCTTGGGGCAATGGAGATTTTGGTATAGTGTTTTCAATTTTAAGCATATCTAAAAAAATGAATATAGAAATATCAACTGACTTATATGAACTTATAAAATTCATAATTAATAAGGGAGATAGAATTATATATGAAAAATTAAATCCTTGTAATGGGGTATTTGGATATAAAAGAATGTTACAAATTATTACATTTGATGATAAAGAGATATGGTTACATGATAACCAAGATATAGCAATCATAGGAGACGTTATAGTACATAGTAACCTTAAGGGAAGAGATATTTCCATAATAGATGGTTTGCTCTCAAAAATATTGATTAATAATATTTGCAAAATGCACCTCGATGAATATTATAAGTTATTTATGTTATAG
- a CDS encoding glycosyltransferase, translating to MKKIIFLTGYSISHIYPLETMIKFLKNKYELYIICTYKNKWLPEKWGVNVIIYPEKYWKCKHENKIKSQREDNELLYQNESIQEKYISFLQNDALSTFNFYEDVVQFLKKTINEINPSVVFKDSTDIYWDVIRKEFNSIKTIGFITNNLYSWKYLQNKEILLHFLGILDIEKELSPVFIDNFKDIIDDIYKQISLQLGERFLRSYYQYDPQEEVNIIFSMPFFQPIESLEQKYNNYIVTPQLENFTVESIIPQKLITFIGQEKVIYISTGSFITKNIEYYIKLIQLLTYDQTNKIIISGGKQTDEINKYILENSLEDNAIVFQHVPQKYVLSNCKLFISTGGFNSVKEAIYFKVPMLVIPITCEQRLNGLIIEKLGIGHTLYKRNQKTIDILIKDLLDNESFSQKLQYYSNNIIDNDMNYKCFKEIEEWITNE from the coding sequence ATGAAAAAAATAATATTTTTAACTGGATATTCTATTAGCCATATATATCCATTAGAAACAATGATCAAATTTCTAAAAAATAAATATGAATTATATATTATATGTACATATAAGAATAAGTGGTTACCAGAAAAGTGGGGAGTAAATGTAATTATCTATCCAGAAAAATATTGGAAATGTAAGCATGAAAATAAAATAAAATCACAAAGAGAAGATAATGAGTTATTGTATCAAAATGAATCTATACAAGAAAAATATATATCATTTTTGCAAAATGATGCATTATCTACGTTTAATTTTTATGAAGATGTAGTTCAGTTTTTAAAAAAAACCATTAATGAAATTAATCCGTCTGTCGTTTTTAAAGATTCAACAGATATTTATTGGGATGTAATAAGAAAAGAATTTAATTCAATAAAAACTATCGGATTTATAACAAATAATTTATACTCATGGAAATATTTACAAAATAAAGAAATCTTATTGCACTTTCTAGGTATACTAGACATAGAAAAAGAATTAAGTCCTGTATTTATAGATAACTTTAAAGACATTATTGATGATATATATAAACAAATATCTTTACAATTAGGAGAAAGATTTCTTCGAAGCTATTATCAATATGATCCACAAGAGGAAGTAAATATTATTTTTTCAATGCCATTTTTCCAACCAATTGAATCTTTAGAACAAAAATATAATAATTACATAGTGACTCCACAACTTGAAAATTTTACAGTAGAGAGTATAATTCCTCAAAAATTAATAACCTTTATTGGACAAGAAAAAGTTATTTATATTTCCACAGGATCTTTTATAACAAAAAATATAGAATATTATATTAAATTAATTCAACTATTAACTTATGACCAAACTAATAAAATAATAATTTCTGGTGGAAAGCAGACTGATGAAATAAATAAGTACATTTTAGAAAACTCATTAGAAGACAATGCAATTGTATTTCAACATGTACCTCAAAAATATGTTTTATCAAACTGTAAATTGTTTATATCTACAGGGGGATTTAATAGTGTGAAAGAAGCAATATATTTTAAAGTTCCAATGTTAGTCATTCCTATAACTTGTGAGCAAAGATTAAATGGATTAATAATAGAAAAACTAGGAATAGGGCATACGCTATACAAGAGAAATCAGAAAACAATAGATATATTGATTAAAGATTTATTAGATAATGAAAGTTTCTCTCAAAAATTACAGTATTATAGCAATAATATTATAGATAATGATATGAACTATAAATGTTTCAAGGAAATAGAAGAGTGGATAACAAATGAATAA
- a CDS encoding flavodoxin family protein, producing MKIYGLIGSNKKNGTCYSLVIELIKLIERIFSIKGIEVIYKIDYVCDFNIKECKGCCNCFKNGKCMINDDMANIKKNILESDLLIIASPVYLNQITGTLKKVLDRIAYWTHLMPLIGKRGIIITNSSFSGNKESTDYLELILNHLGVSVDYVFKYKGNGLNKNQQHYNKKELLVYSNIFQNLDFKIDKRVTQIFDTYSKWYSQLIKENVDIDSNNELIFWNKNYLGKSIDVVHKKNIQNLKKRYKKNEYKK from the coding sequence GTGAAGATATATGGATTAATAGGAAGTAATAAAAAAAACGGCACTTGTTATTCTTTAGTAATTGAATTAATTAAACTGATTGAAAGAATTTTCTCTATTAAAGGTATTGAAGTAATATATAAGATTGATTATGTATGTGATTTTAACATTAAGGAATGTAAGGGATGCTGTAATTGTTTTAAAAATGGAAAGTGTATGATTAATGATGATATGGCAAATATTAAAAAAAATATATTAGAAAGTGATCTTCTTATTATTGCTTCACCTGTTTATCTTAATCAAATAACTGGAACATTAAAAAAAGTTTTGGATCGTATTGCATATTGGACACATTTAATGCCTTTAATAGGGAAAAGAGGAATAATAATAACTAATTCTTCATTCAGCGGAAATAAAGAAAGTACAGATTATCTAGAATTAATATTGAATCATTTAGGAGTATCTGTAGATTATGTTTTTAAATATAAAGGCAATGGATTAAACAAAAATCAACAACATTATAATAAAAAGGAACTATTAGTCTATTCAAATATTTTTCAAAATCTAGATTTTAAAATAGATAAAAGAGTAACGCAAATATTTGATACATATTCCAAATGGTATAGCCAACTCATAAAAGAGAATGTTGATATTGACAGTAATAATGAACTTATTTTTTGGAATAAAAATTATTTAGGAAAATCAATAGATGTGGTCCATAAAAAAAATATACAAAATTTAAAAAAGAGGTATAAAAAGAATGAATATAAAAAATGA
- a CDS encoding thiopeptide-type bacteriocin biosynthesis protein, translating into MNIKNEFYVRLPYFNILDYKKFCNMNCEDLVNFSKNNFLEGLLIESFDLYKSIMEEKEPIETLSHSINKYLLRSATRTTPHGLSVKILKGSFNVKSKKTFNEINNYRAIELDFEWCQGVLKKVENNNFEKLKVRLNSHIEINKDTIFNEWIDCNCERKEEKLNIVIDKKAPLEKIVNLLNNRSMEIKAIKKYLLNEYEYAQEEQINKFLKELLDNQILCSDLRINMLSVRTINWLIEKISLYEDTESIIDQLKNIYNELENYQNDLINQGNKKLEYIIELMEAIYSCKNYLCITLYNKEEIFLENTVKDDLKDYVNFLNVIALGKNKVDNYYHKFIDKYGFQAINIKEVVDPINGIGLPKSTDVKDNMYYQKIKNYIFENNSDEVDISEIFGILPPVDNQFEEFELAFRIYEKNRKNIYEVTPVVGSNQMYKIMGRFKEIEKITFSNSSYDKVEVIYYPKIEKVGNVLSCSTTAEYVLDYGNSDISNKQEIGLNDIYVFPLKGNLVLINKNNGRRLKFINTNMTTFNLMPDILKTLINISNRYEPDPFSLNHILQDIFKGFTFQKKIVYKNFVIKPKTLEIDKEEIKNKDIINYIFSRLHKSILFCGIRDNLLLLNLNVESHKDILKKMIDQYETVLIQDTDIYDHLNKKNEENGSFINEYIFEFYNTNKIYDILPNIQYMEYPDNYENSNDIWLSFKLYMCTAYMNKFIINQLIEFVKSLKQSQLIMKFFYIRYFDDAAHLRIRFLVNKKNIGELFQVCYEYLHYQKSLGYVKRFVLDEYIPELVRYGGKSNIAYIENIFDLSSKYCIDEIKYGESKERLYENYILFVYYISSKINYDFKLVLNEFSKYIPYYHRNNLADSVRRKIVLFEKGKLPINLLFTSNEFIIIEKIIDEINLMLKNKTINYVEVPSMLTSLFHMHFNRLIGINRLIENQLNGNIENIMYTIKKLKLL; encoded by the coding sequence ATGAATATAAAAAATGAATTTTATGTAAGATTGCCCTATTTTAATATTTTAGATTATAAAAAATTTTGTAATATGAATTGTGAAGATTTAGTAAATTTTAGCAAAAATAATTTTTTAGAAGGACTATTAATAGAATCATTTGATCTATATAAATCCATAATGGAAGAAAAAGAACCAATAGAAACTTTGTCACATTCTATAAATAAATATTTATTGAGAAGTGCCACAAGAACAACACCACACGGATTAAGTGTAAAAATATTGAAAGGTAGCTTTAATGTAAAGTCTAAAAAAACATTCAATGAAATTAACAACTATAGAGCAATAGAATTGGATTTTGAGTGGTGCCAAGGTGTACTAAAAAAAGTTGAAAATAACAATTTTGAAAAATTGAAAGTTAGATTAAACAGTCATATTGAAATTAACAAAGATACGATCTTTAATGAGTGGATAGACTGCAATTGTGAAAGAAAAGAAGAAAAATTAAATATTGTTATTGATAAAAAAGCTCCATTAGAAAAAATAGTTAATTTATTGAATAATAGATCTATGGAAATAAAAGCAATTAAAAAATATTTGCTAAATGAATATGAATATGCTCAAGAAGAACAAATTAATAAATTTTTAAAGGAGTTGTTAGATAATCAAATTTTATGCTCAGATTTAAGAATAAATATGCTCAGTGTACGAACAATTAATTGGCTTATAGAAAAAATAAGCTTATATGAAGATACAGAGAGTATAATTGATCAACTAAAAAACATATATAATGAACTGGAAAATTATCAAAATGACCTCATCAATCAAGGAAATAAAAAATTAGAGTATATTATAGAATTAATGGAGGCTATTTATTCTTGTAAAAATTATTTATGTATAACTTTATATAATAAGGAAGAAATATTTTTAGAAAATACAGTAAAAGATGATTTAAAAGATTATGTGAATTTTTTGAATGTAATAGCACTCGGAAAAAATAAAGTTGATAATTATTACCATAAGTTTATTGATAAATATGGATTTCAGGCAATAAATATTAAAGAAGTAGTGGATCCAATAAATGGTATAGGACTACCAAAATCAACGGATGTTAAAGATAATATGTACTATCAAAAAATAAAAAATTATATATTTGAAAATAATAGTGATGAAGTTGATATATCTGAAATATTTGGCATACTTCCTCCAGTGGATAATCAATTTGAAGAGTTTGAGTTGGCTTTTAGAATTTATGAAAAAAATAGGAAAAATATCTATGAAGTAACACCAGTTGTTGGAAGTAATCAAATGTATAAGATAATGGGTAGATTTAAAGAAATAGAGAAAATAACATTTTCAAATAGTAGCTATGATAAAGTAGAAGTTATTTATTATCCAAAAATTGAAAAAGTAGGGAATGTACTTAGTTGCTCTACAACAGCTGAATATGTTTTAGATTATGGAAATTCGGATATATCTAATAAACAAGAGATAGGATTAAATGATATATATGTGTTTCCTCTTAAAGGTAATCTTGTTCTTATTAATAAAAACAATGGTAGAAGACTAAAGTTTATTAATACAAATATGACAACATTTAATTTAATGCCAGATATATTGAAAACCTTAATAAATATATCAAATAGATATGAACCAGATCCATTTTCATTAAATCATATATTACAGGATATTTTTAAAGGGTTTACTTTTCAAAAAAAAATAGTATATAAAAATTTTGTCATAAAACCTAAAACATTAGAAATAGATAAAGAAGAAATAAAAAATAAAGATATAATAAATTATATTTTTTCAAGATTACATAAATCAATTCTTTTTTGTGGAATTAGGGATAATTTACTTTTATTAAATTTAAATGTAGAGTCACATAAAGATATTCTAAAAAAAATGATTGATCAATACGAGACAGTTCTGATTCAAGATACAGATATATATGACCATTTAAATAAAAAAAATGAGGAAAATGGAAGTTTTATAAATGAATATATATTTGAATTTTATAATACTAATAAAATTTATGATATACTGCCCAACATTCAATATATGGAGTATCCAGATAACTACGAAAACAGTAATGATATATGGCTAAGTTTTAAACTATATATGTGTACAGCATACATGAATAAATTCATAATTAATCAGTTAATTGAATTTGTAAAAAGTCTTAAGCAAAGTCAGTTAATAATGAAATTTTTCTATATAAGATATTTTGATGATGCTGCACACCTTCGGATTAGATTTTTAGTTAATAAAAAAAATATAGGGGAGCTATTTCAGGTTTGTTATGAATATTTACATTATCAAAAAAGTTTAGGTTATGTTAAAAGATTTGTTTTAGATGAATATATCCCAGAATTAGTAAGATATGGGGGTAAATCAAATATAGCATACATTGAAAATATATTTGACTTATCATCGAAATATTGTATCGATGAAATAAAATATGGAGAGTCAAAAGAAAGATTATATGAAAACTATATATTATTTGTATACTACATTTCCTCTAAAATTAACTATGATTTTAAACTAGTTTTAAATGAGTTTAGTAAGTATATACCATATTATCATAGAAATAATCTTGCTGATTCAGTTAGAAGAAAGATAGTTTTGTTTGAAAAAGGTAAATTACCAATTAATTTATTATTTACTAGTAATGAATTTATTATTATAGAAAAGATAATTGATGAAATAAATCTAATGTTAAAAAATAAAACAATTAATTATGTGGAAGTTCCATCAATGTTAACTAGCCTTTTTCATATGCATTTTAATAGATTGATAGGAATAAACAGATTAATTGAAAATCAATTAAATGGAAACATAGAAAATATTATGTATACAATTAAAAAATTGAAACTATTATAG
- a CDS encoding AgrD family cyclic lactone autoinducer peptide, which yields MFFKSICTFLDKLARTACYSHSFIGCYEPEKPKILEK from the coding sequence ATGTTTTTTAAATCTATTTGTACTTTCCTAGATAAGTTGGCTAGAACAGCTTGTTACTCACATTCGTTTATTGGATGCTATGAACCAGAAAAGCCAAAAATTTTAGAAAAGTAA